The following coding sequences are from one Coffea eugenioides isolate CCC68of unplaced genomic scaffold, Ceug_1.0 ScVebR1_3154;HRSCAF=4314, whole genome shotgun sequence window:
- the LOC113757627 gene encoding alanine--tRNA ligase-like, protein DAFVLWDTYGFPLDLTQLMAEERGLAVDINGFNIAMNEARERSRNAQNKQAGIGIIMDADATTALHKKGVVATNDTFKYTWFQDHESEIKAIYGENEFFESASGDVRVGIILESTSFYAEQGGQIYDTGFLEGPSGLFKVSDVQVFGGFVVHVGSFCGETDRFSIGDRVVCKVDYDRRSLLAPNHTCTHMLNFALREVLGNHVDQKGSIVLPEKLRFDFSHGKPVKPEELRKIETIVNEQIKAEMDVFSKEAKLDDAKRINGLRAVFGEVYPDPVRIVAIGQSVEDLLADPENQNWLSISAELCGGTHISNTREAKAFALLSEEGIAKGIRRITAVTTVSALNAMELASLIEHEVNETFKSEGALLEQRVTKLNGRVEGAVIPTVKKADLKAKLSLLQNHIIKAKKKIAEENTQNAVKVALEEAEVSSSDGKAYCLTHVNVGGDTAAIREAVLKVTEQKGMAIMVISKDDAANKVVVCAGVPEKNDQYKQLNAKEWLRVALEPLSGKGGGKGCLAQGQGSGISHVSEAMDIAASFATLKLNQ, encoded by the exons GATGCATTTGTGTTATGGGACACTTATGGCTTTCCATTAGATCTTACTCAG TTGATGGCTGAAGAAAGAGGCTTGGCAGTTGACATCAATGGTTTTaacatagccatgaatgaagcAAGGGAAAGATCAAGAAATGCTCAGAATAAG CAAGCTGGTATTGGTATCATAATGGATGCTGATGCTACCACAGCTTTGCACAAGAAAGGGGTTGTTGCAACAAATGACACATTCAAGTATACATGGTTTCAG GACCATGAAAGTGAGATAAAAGCTATTTATGGAGAGAATGAGTTCTTTGAAAGTGCTTCTGGTGATGTTAGAGTTGGTATCATTCTTGAATCTACAAGCTTTTATGCAGAGCAAGGTGGTCAG ATATATGATACTGGATTTCTTGAAGGCCCTTCAGGGTTGTTCAAAGTTAGTGATGTGCAAGTCTTTGGAGGATTTGTTGTTCATGTTGGTTCTTTCTGTGGAGAGACTGATAGATTCAGCATTGGTGATAGAGTTGTTTGTAAG GTTGATTATGACAGGCGTTCCCTTCTTGCTCCCAACCACACATGTACACACATGCTAAATTTTGCTCTGAGG GAAGTACTTGGAAACCATGTCGATCAGAAAGGTTCTATTGTTCTTCCTGAAAAACTAAGATTCGACTTTTCTCATG GTAAGCCTGTAAAGCCTGAGGAACTTAGAAAAATTGAAACCATTGTGAATGAACAAATTAAAGCAGAAATGGATGTATTCTCAAAGGAGGCAAAATTAGATGATGCAAAGCGCATCAATGGTTTACGAGCAGTTTTTGGAGAA GTTTACCCTGACCCAGTCAGAATAGTTGCCATTGGACAAAGTGTGGAAGATCTGCTGGCAGATCCAGAGAATCAAAATTGGTTATCAATATCCGCGGAGCTCTGTGGAG GGACCCATATTTCAAACACTCGAGAGGCCAAAGCTTTTGCTCTTTTGTCTGAAGAAGGAATTGCCAAGGGAATTCGTAGAATAACTGCTGTCACCACAGTTTCTGCATTGAATGCTATGGAATTGGCTTCTTTAATTGAGCATGAAGTAAATGAAACATTTAAGTCTGAAGGAGCCTTACTGGAACAG AGAGTCACTAAATTGAATGGTCGTGTAGAAGGTGCTGTTATTCCAACAGTGAAGAAGGCTGATCTCAAGGCCAAACTTTCTCTACTTCAG AATCACATCATTAAAGCCAAAAAGAAGATTGCTGAAGAAAATACCCAGAATGCTGTTAAAGTTGCATTAGAGGAGGCAGAAGTTTCTTCGTCTGATGGAAAGGCCTACTGCCTAACTCATGTCAATGTTGGTGGAGATACTGCTGCAATCCGTGAAGCAGTTCTTAAAGTGACAGAACAGAAG GGCATGGCTATTATGGTCATCAGTAAAGATGATGCTGCAAACAAGGTTGTGGTGTGCGCTGGGGTTCCAGAGAAAAATGATCAGTACAAGCAGCTGAATGCTAAGGAGTGGCTAAGGGTTGCTTTGGAGCCTTTGAGTGGAAAAGGAGGAGGAAAGGGTTGTCTTGCTCAAGGGCAG GGATCTGGCATATCGCACGTGTCGGAAGCTATGGACATTGCAGCTTCTTTTGCTACATTGAAGCTTAATCAATAG